TCTTTACTTTTTTCCATTAGGTGTACCCTTACCATTAAGATAGGGGGAATAATGTCAAACTACTATGAATGTTACTAACggaactaaaataaaattttgcatgttttggatATAAAATGAACAAGTCTTCTGGAgttatatgttatattattttatatttatatacacacacatacatatacatattatgCCTTCACTAAAAACGGCTTCTCAATTCACTTCTACACTAATGCGAAAATATCGCAAAAAACCAGGCATTGATGCCACAAAGAAAGTCAATATACCAAAATTAATGCATGTCATAGATAAGTGATACTTTGGCCATCATGCGCTCCAAAAATTAGAGAATGCATACATACCTTTCTTCCTGGGACATTCCAGAGTGGATGCAGATAGAGGGGAAATTGCACTCCACAAGTAACTTGTTGAGCTCAGCTGCTCTGTTCACACTTTTGACAAAAATGACTACTTGGTTGAAATCCAAGGCATCAAGAAGGTCATTCAACTTGCGATTTTTCTCTAGCTCACTCAATTTAATGTAATGCTGCACAAGTTTAAAAAAATATGGATTAAACAATGAGCCTATATAGGAACTACAAGGGCTGGAAAGAGGAAAATAGGAGAAAACAAAGATCAAGGTTTCCTTGTTTGGATGCTGAGAAAATGAAAGAGAATTTCTTCTAGCCAATCAGAATTTTTCAAGGAGGAATCTCCATTCACAAATCCTTCTGATTTGAAGGATATGAAGGGTTAGATCCAGATCCCTTCTTGACCGCAGAGAATTATCAAAGCAAAAAGTCACCTCTACACCCTTTACCTTACCTTCCAGTTCAAACAAAGCCTGTTAAAAATGCAGTGATTAGCAGCATGCATACCTGTACCAGACCATGAAGAGTCAACTTGGCTTCATCATCAACATAAATTTCCATGGGCTGCAGCAAAAACATAAAACCAGACCATCAAAGGAGAAATATATTTCTAGAACAGCCCAACGCAGACAGCAAAAAATGACAAAACAACCACTAACACAAGACTTCAAACCATTAAAAACATAGTAGAATCTGAAAATAGTACATTGCAAAAAATCCAGAGATTTCTAGCATGAAGTTGTGTAAATAGCAGTTATATTTCAAAAGCAATCAATTTCTAAAAGTATGTATCCTTTACATTAACAAAGGAACATAAAAACAACATATTACCCACATATGATAGAGAATTAAAGAGACAACAGGATAGAAAGTAAAAAAGAAGTGTATTTACATCTTGCATAAATTTCTTGCACACAGGTCGAATTTCCTTGCTTAGTGTAGCTGAAAACATCATCACTTGCTTATCATGTGGAGTCATCTTGAAGATCTCTTGCACATCTCTCCTCATGTCTGtacaatttgaaaaataaataaatgaaataatggcAATTGATAATAAAAAGTGCCTCAGTGAAAGTAAACTTGCAGCAGAATTATGGAAACTAGAAAGTATACCAAGTGACTCAAGCATCTTGTCACATTCATCGAGTATAAAATGCCTAACATTCTTCAAACTAAGATCTTTATCCCTGGTAAGAGCCAATATCCTTCCAGGTGTCCCAACAACAATATGAGGACATTCGTTCTTTAGTAAATCCTTGTGAACCTTGATATTGACACCACCATAGAAGACAGCAACTTTAATATCTGGTAGATAAGTACTGAACCTCTCAAACTCATGGCAAATCTGTCAAAGGGTAGAGGAAGTAATACTTGGTAAGAATGAATTCAGTGATGAAATGGCACTGAAACACCCTCAACTGGCATGCTAATTCCAAAGAATAAATTCAAGACTCTAAAACCCACCTGGTACGCTAATTCTCTAGTGTGACATAGAACAAGTGCGGCAACTTGCCCAGCAACAGGCTCAATTTGCTGAAGAGTTGATAGAACGAAAACAGCTGTTTTCCCCATTCCAGATTTTGCTTGGCAAATCACATCCATTCCCAGAATAGCTTGAGGGATGCACTCGTGTTGCactaatgaaaagaaaataaaaccgtAGTAGACGAACCCTCAGTAAATTATAAATGTTCTTCTTGATCCTTTAATGGAAAGATTACCAAACCAGTTATCGTGTCGTAATGATGAATATAGATATCGTGATTACCTGAATAATACAAGCTTGAACAAGTCAGAATCAAAGAACAACCAAACCAGATCAAGCGAATCAGGCAAAGCAGATGAAgcatattcatatataaactGTATGTTCAGCCGTAGGCAAGTCCAACTAACTTAGAATGAatgaattattaaaaattttattaaaaacagtatatataaaaataaaataaaataagagtttaAATGAACAGTTTGAATCAACAGAAAAGAAAAGCTATGATAATTTTGAAGACTTTCATGCCTAGACAAATTAAGTTGAGAAAATATAATTTCAAGGCAAAGTATTTCAAAGATTACTATAAAGCATATCCTGTAACAACAAATGCTTCATCCAAAACAGTAAATCAAAAGAATAAAGCACCAAACTTGTATACTGCCCAATTATAAGTCACTAAAAGCAAGAAAAACAAAATGACTTAATGCATGGAATTCACGAATGTTAAAATCAGACATGAGTTTAAAACTTTGCCTTCGGAAGGATGTTCAAAACCAGAATCCACAATAGATCGAAGCAGCTCCGGTTTCAGCAGAAAGTCTCTGAATCCCGAACTGTGAATTCCAACATACCCCCTACACCACAtaaaaaagaaatgaaacaaattaaaatcaaTTTGCTTTACACTAAAACTAGCAGATTATATTAGAACATTGTTttccttaaaaatatttataaattaaaatgacTAACTTCTTAGCAGAATCAGCAGCCTTAGTGGAGGCAGAGTCAGGGgctttttcatcttcttcttcgTAATCGAGAAGCTCTTCCTCGTAGGCGTCGTTGTCCTTTATCTCCCCCATTCTAATCAAGcaataaaatgaaacaaaaaagaatcaagctttatttcaaaaactaaaataataacgaAATCATAGTTGGGTTTTTGAAATATTGTAGAAGAAAGAAACAGAAATGTAGAAGAATCCGTACCTCTGAGATTCAAGAAAAGATGAGATTTTCTTTTTTTGCACTTTGATTTTGATAAGTCGAAAAACACTAAAACAGGggacaaaatgaaaattttgaaaagggAGGGGGGAAATAGAGAGGGAGAAGATAAAATAAAACCCCAGATCTAGGGTTTGAAGAGGAAATAATTTGTTGAGGGACGGATTTGGCCTTACCACTTTAGGCTAGGATTTTTATTTGGACAAACTTTAGCCTCCGATATTTTGAgagttttattcatttatttaaaatttaatacgaCACCCAATACGTCCCATTCATCCGCTTGTCACTTttcattaaataattttaaagaaatacaataaaggtataaaattatttatttaatcatatatccttttcattaaataatttaaagGATAAAAATAGTATTTCAcatcttaaaattatttttctcaacaTTCCCCAAATTgtgataaataaaaattaaaggttTGTTGTATATAAATGTTACGGTTGAAAAGTATTTTCATCTGTACTTTTTAAGAAAAATGTGATAGAAAAATATtgtgaaaaatataatttattaacttTTGCTGCTTTCTAGTACTGTAAAAATTGTTGTTGAaggttataatattttttatagacattatagtaaaaataaaaactaattaaattatataatatttaaataatggtacatgaaatataaattatttgtaaaattaatgatttacaaaatattttaaaattttaaatatgataataaatgatatttaaataatttaatataatgatatatagaatatttaaataatttaacatagtgatacataaaatataaaattaaatttttttcttttacatatcttttaaatagttaatataaatATTTCTTACTTGTAaatgaaaaaccaaaatatgtaTATCTCAAGTAGAAAAACACAGTAGCTTTGACTCCAAAAATCAGATAATTTTCATTAGTTTgtagaatggaaaaaaaaaattagaaattccaAATGCAATGAAAACCGAGACCCAAGTAgttgaaaggaaaggaaaaatggAGTGGCGTAGAAAGGATCTTACTttccattcactttgttttaGTTCATTCCAATTAAAGTTGGTGTAGAAAGGAGGGAATATGGAGGAGGAGAAGAGGGGATTGAGAAATGGGATTAATGGGTTGGAAATGAATTTTAATATGCTTCattctttaaattaaaattaaagactcAAATTTACCTCTATTTGGGCGTTGTAATTGAAGAAAACGAAAAGATAAGAGGAGAATATTCAATCATTTATAACAACAACATTAACATACAATTCATATATAAAACAGGGATGTGTAAGGCAATGGAGCATCATTTTCCTTTCCGCTCCGTAACCGTGTTAAGCCATGCCTTTGCTATATAGCTGGTAAAATACTTGTCATGCCATCAAAAGCTAAACCAAGTTTTACAGAAAAATTGGTCTTTATTACGGATCATTGTGGCGGAGAGAGGCGCTCAAGTATAGCTTCACACCCTCTAATGAGATTGTAAAGCAACTCGGTAGAGAAGAATGGCTGTTGCAGAACCCTGGGCATGTAGGATGCGCAAACTCGTCCACCTGCTCTTTTCTTGTGCTTCTTCACAATCTTCATCAACCCTGTTTTGTTTCACAGCTTGAAAAAATGGTTGCAAGTGCAAAGATTCGAATGTAAATCATGATTAAAAAATAGGGTGTATTACCTGCAAAGTTAATGACGCTGTAATGGAGTAGCATCACCATCTCTGAATGAAAAGCCAAaatttccttgagcaattccaaCATTTCTTCATGGCCATTTATGTTTTCAGCCTTGCTTTCAAGCTCCTGAAACACCAAAACGTATAACAATTTCTTTGAACCAAAATGAAGGGGGAAAAAAACTCAAGTTTATGATTTTAATTCCTTTTCAAGGGAAAATCAGATATGAAAAGAAAGAATTAGTATTACCCTGAAGAGGATGATATAATCTTCCTCTTTGTCAATgaaaaagtcattgaccttatcGAGTTCCCTGCCTAATGAGTGTCTGAAGCCCATGTCTTGTCTCAGTTTCAGTTTCTTCTTTAATGCCTTGTAACACAAAAACTTGCGTTCCCATTGAGGTAAGCTTCTTGCGATCTCAGCTCTGTGTCTTTTTCCATGTTTCATCTCTTCTTCTCTCCCTGTTAATATTCCAATGGTGGGTGAAGAAGAGGGTTAATTTGTACATATATTTATAGCTTTTAGGAGACCATATCGGTGAAGTTTGGAACAATGAAGATAATACCGAGGTAGATTATGGGATATTCCCTTGATGCCATTGGAAGAATTCGAGTATTTTTACAAAGCTGCCTTGTCAATATTTTCTTAGCAGTAGCactcatattcatatatatatataatattcgaTCTAAAGTATATATCTTCCTCTAAAGTATCGCAAAACCCCGAAATACTGGTTAGATAGGTAAAAAGAAAAGCGATtgcttttatataaatataagaaTATACTGCATTATCCTTTAGGATATACGAACGGTAAATCAGTTGACTGCTTCCAAAATCTTGGCAAAGAGATTGTAGCGATAAATACAAAATCTCCGACGAGGGAGGGTTGTCTTTTATGTTTCATGCATTGATGAGTGAAAATGTTGGCAACTTGGCATTGGTATAAGCTTTTCATTCCACGTTTCTTCAATGTTTTCGTTGTTTCCCACGTCAGAAAAATTTCCCTACACATTACTAATTTTGCATTTACTGCAAAAAGTCTTCCGTACCATGATAAACTACTTAAGAAAGCTGAAAAACCACAAAGATGCGGTGGGAAATtggattttttaaatatatatatatatatatatgctttggTAGAAAAGAAATCAATCCAGATGAATATTTTTCATGTTAATGctt
The Gossypium arboreum isolate Shixiya-1 chromosome 10, ASM2569848v2, whole genome shotgun sequence genome window above contains:
- the LOC108489629 gene encoding DEAD-box ATP-dependent RNA helicase 15-like produces the protein MGEIKDNDAYEEELLDYEEEDEKAPDSASTKAADSAKKGYVGIHSSGFRDFLLKPELLRSIVDSGFEHPSEVQHECIPQAILGMDVICQAKSGMGKTAVFVLSTLQQIEPVAGQVAALVLCHTRELAYQICHEFERFSTYLPDIKVAVFYGGVNIKVHKDLLKNECPHIVVGTPGRILALTRDKDLSLKNVRHFILDECDKMLESLDMRRDVQEIFKMTPHDKQVMMFSATLSKEIRPVCKKFMQDPMEIYVDDEAKLTLHGLVQHYIKLSELEKNRKLNDLLDALDFNQVVIFVKSVNRAAELNKLLVECNFPSICIHSGMSQEERLTRYKNFKEGHKRILVATDLVGRGIDIERVNIVINYDMPDSADTYLHRVGRAGRFGTKGLAITFVSSTSDSDVLNQVQERFEVDIKELPEQIDTSTYMPS
- the LOC108488963 gene encoding SPX domain-containing protein 2-like, with the protein product MKHGKRHRAEIARSLPQWERKFLCYKALKKKLKLRQDMGFRHSLGRELDKVNDFFIDKEEDYIILFRELESKAENINGHEEMLELLKEILAFHSEMVMLLHYSVINFAGNTPYFLIMIYIRIFALATIFSSCETKQG